The Lysinibacillus pakistanensis genome includes a window with the following:
- a CDS encoding DUF2627 domain-containing protein, with the protein MARLAAFIVMLIPGLMAAGGIKFMRDTLFGKLIAPFPFLWLQFVVGVILFVIGFGFFAGFLLHRDRKNGKVAPRFQKK; encoded by the coding sequence ATGGCTCGTTTAGCTGCATTTATTGTAATGCTTATTCCAGGTCTTATGGCTGCAGGTGGCATTAAATTCATGCGTGATACATTATTTGGTAAACTTATTGCACCTTTCCCGTTTTTATGGTTACAGTTCGTTGTGGGCGTCATTCTCTTTGTAATAGGATTTGGCTTTTTTGCAGGCTTTTTACTCCACCGCGATCGAAAAAATGGAAAAGTTGCTCCGCGCTTTCAAAAAAAATAA
- a CDS encoding Leu/Phe/Val dehydrogenase, translating into MEIFKYMEKYDYEQLVFCQDEASGLKAIIAIHDTTLGPALGGARMWTYASEENAIEDALRLARGMTYKNAAAGLNLGGGKTVIIGDPFKDKNEEMFRALGRFIQGLNGRYITAEDVGTTVTDMDLIHEETNYVTGISPAFGSSGNPSPVTAYGVYRGMKAAAKEAFGSDSLEGRTISVQGLGNVAYKLCEYLHNEGAKLVVTDINQAAIDRVVHDFGATAVAPDDIYSQEVDIFSPCALGAILNDETIPQLKARVVAGSANNQLQDSRHGDILHELGIVYAPDYVINAGGVINVADELYGYNRERAMKRVDGIYDSIEKIFAISKRDGIPTYVAANRLAEERIARVSKSRSQFLKNEKNILHGR; encoded by the coding sequence ATGGAAATCTTCAAGTATATGGAAAAGTATGATTATGAACAATTGGTATTTTGCCAAGATGAAGCATCAGGGTTAAAAGCGATTATCGCAATCCATGACACAACACTTGGACCAGCATTAGGCGGGGCACGTATGTGGACATATGCATCAGAAGAGAATGCGATTGAGGATGCATTACGTTTAGCACGTGGCATGACTTATAAAAATGCAGCTGCTGGTTTAAACCTTGGCGGTGGGAAAACGGTCATTATCGGTGACCCATTTAAAGATAAAAATGAGGAAATGTTCAGAGCACTGGGACGTTTTATCCAAGGGCTTAATGGACGCTACATTACAGCGGAGGATGTTGGTACAACAGTAACAGATATGGATTTAATCCATGAAGAAACAAATTATGTAACTGGTATTTCTCCAGCATTTGGTTCATCAGGTAATCCATCTCCAGTAACTGCGTACGGTGTTTATCGTGGGATGAAGGCAGCAGCAAAAGAAGCCTTTGGATCTGATTCATTAGAGGGACGTACAATTTCTGTACAAGGGCTAGGAAATGTTGCTTACAAGCTTTGCGAGTATTTACATAATGAGGGTGCAAAACTTGTTGTGACTGATATTAATCAAGCAGCAATTGATCGAGTAGTTCATGATTTTGGCGCAACAGCTGTCGCACCAGATGACATCTATTCACAGGAAGTGGATATCTTCTCACCTTGTGCATTAGGAGCAATTTTAAATGATGAAACGATTCCACAATTAAAGGCAAGGGTTGTTGCTGGTTCTGCCAATAACCAACTACAAGATTCTCGCCATGGTGATATCTTACATGAATTAGGAATTGTTTATGCGCCTGATTATGTTATCAATGCAGGTGGGGTTATAAACGTTGCAGATGAATTATATGGCTATAATCGTGAGCGAGCGATGAAGCGTGTTGATGGTATTTATGATAGTATTGAAAAAATCTTTGCTATTTCCAAACGAGATGGTATTCCTACGTATGTAGCGGCTAATCGTTTAGCAGAAGAACGAATTGCACGAGTGTCTAAATCACGTAGCCAATTTTTAAAAAATGAAAAAAATATTTTACATGGTCGTTAA
- a CDS encoding methylmalonyl-CoA mutase family protein, with amino-acid sequence MSNNMKNIEFEKPSYSEWQDAAIKALKGKPFESLLTKTSEGITLEPLYTQESLVAKLGEELDKQVATIRSLQNSQVFKVAQQVYADTGEAFFAQLDDSLARGNEVVTIDSRVNFEWTAEIVAKLATYFSEYSFKITVENSKDPLLAVFDNIAIEQREATKGFIVSKNPITLTDFPNVRSIGADITVYHNQGANAVQELAYALAFAAKYVEQEESFEAFAKRFYVSFAIDTQFFTEIAKLRAFKVLWKAFSSAYGIEKNIKIPTLAETSLRSFSKLDVYVNLLRAANEALSGLIGGADVFTVHPHDALTKPTDQSIRIARNVSLVLKEETNVLKVTDPAGGSYFIESLTADFVKEAWALFLDIEAAGGIDAYIASGKLAEELEQSYQARIKATQTRKQSLIGTNIYANPADVLESETNPLFADIKRIAIPFEQLRADMTAANVKTGILALGTLKSSKPRADFVSGFLNTVGVVPEKSEPIATAEEAVAWLNTTEATYVVIAGNDDDTKELVPAILAGKPANVLVDVAGKYKDEEEAWLADGLNGFIFAGQNIIEKLNSVFASMKEVQR; translated from the coding sequence ATGTCAAACAACATGAAAAATATTGAATTTGAAAAGCCGTCCTATTCAGAATGGCAAGATGCAGCAATCAAGGCTTTAAAAGGGAAACCATTCGAGTCTCTTTTAACGAAAACAAGTGAAGGTATTACATTAGAACCTCTTTACACACAAGAAAGTTTAGTAGCAAAACTTGGTGAAGAACTTGATAAACAAGTTGCCACAATCCGTTCCCTACAAAATAGTCAAGTCTTTAAAGTGGCACAGCAAGTTTATGCTGACACAGGCGAAGCATTTTTTGCTCAGCTAGATGATAGTTTAGCACGTGGAAACGAAGTAGTAACAATTGATAGCCGTGTTAATTTTGAATGGACTGCAGAAATAGTAGCAAAATTAGCGACTTATTTCTCAGAATATTCGTTTAAAATTACGGTTGAAAATTCAAAAGACCCATTATTAGCAGTATTCGACAACATTGCCATTGAACAACGAGAAGCTACCAAAGGTTTCATCGTTTCAAAAAACCCTATCACTTTAACTGATTTTCCGAACGTGCGCTCAATCGGTGCAGATATTACGGTTTATCACAATCAAGGAGCAAATGCTGTACAAGAATTAGCATATGCACTTGCGTTTGCGGCTAAATATGTAGAGCAAGAAGAAAGCTTTGAAGCCTTTGCAAAGCGATTTTATGTATCCTTTGCCATTGATACACAGTTCTTTACAGAGATTGCTAAACTTCGTGCTTTTAAAGTACTTTGGAAAGCGTTCTCATCTGCTTATGGTATAGAAAAAAATATTAAAATTCCAACACTTGCAGAAACTTCATTAAGAAGCTTCTCAAAATTAGATGTTTATGTAAACCTACTACGTGCAGCAAATGAAGCGCTTTCTGGCTTAATTGGTGGGGCAGATGTCTTTACTGTTCATCCACATGATGCATTAACAAAGCCAACTGATCAATCAATTCGTATTGCACGTAATGTATCTTTAGTTTTAAAAGAAGAAACAAATGTGTTAAAAGTAACTGACCCAGCTGGAGGTTCATATTTCATTGAGTCATTGACAGCTGATTTTGTGAAAGAAGCTTGGGCATTATTCTTAGATATTGAAGCTGCTGGGGGCATTGATGCTTATATTGCCTCAGGAAAGCTAGCAGAAGAATTAGAGCAATCATACCAAGCTCGTATTAAAGCTACACAAACACGAAAGCAATCTCTAATTGGTACGAATATTTATGCAAATCCAGCAGATGTGCTTGAGAGTGAAACGAATCCATTATTTGCAGATATTAAGCGAATTGCTATACCTTTCGAGCAATTACGAGCAGACATGACGGCTGCTAATGTGAAAACAGGAATCTTAGCATTAGGTACATTAAAAAGCTCGAAACCACGTGCTGATTTTGTATCTGGTTTCTTAAATACAGTAGGTGTAGTACCAGAAAAAAGTGAACCAATCGCAACGGCCGAAGAAGCAGTGGCATGGTTAAATACTACAGAAGCAACCTATGTGGTGATTGCTGGCAATGATGACGATACAAAAGAATTAGTACCAGCGATTCTAGCGGGTAAACCTGCTAATGTGCTTGTTGATGTTGCAGGTAAATATAAAGACGAAGAAGAAGCTTGGTTAGCAGATGGCTTAAACGGCTTTATTTTCGCAGGACAGAACATCATTGAAAAATTAAATTCAGTGTTCGCTAGCATGAAGGAGGTCCAACGATGA
- a CDS encoding tyrosine-type recombinase/integrase: MANHNEKKGMLIDVQPLKSKEEISEMLEALGMSKEYGLRNQLLFKLGISTGLRCGDLVALRVEQVKGKSSFKIREGKTKKERTVHLDQLMVAIADYIDTLQPGTTYIFPSRKGDGHISTTQAYRIITDAGDQIGNHSVGSHTMRKTFGYTYYNATNDIATLMEIFNHSSQKTTLRYIGMTDERIKQSIKNVSFF, encoded by the coding sequence ATGGCTAATCATAACGAGAAAAAAGGCATGTTAATCGATGTGCAGCCGTTAAAATCGAAAGAAGAAATAAGCGAGATGTTAGAAGCTTTAGGCATGTCGAAGGAATACGGACTTCGCAATCAGCTACTATTCAAGCTCGGCATATCTACCGGCTTACGCTGCGGAGACTTAGTTGCGCTTAGAGTCGAACAAGTAAAGGGTAAGTCATCGTTTAAGATACGGGAAGGTAAGACGAAGAAGGAACGCACTGTCCACCTCGATCAGCTAATGGTAGCTATCGCAGACTATATCGATACATTGCAGCCAGGAACAACGTACATATTCCCATCACGCAAGGGCGACGGACATATCAGCACGACGCAAGCTTACCGCATTATAACTGATGCTGGCGATCAAATCGGCAATCATTCGGTTGGTTCTCACACTATGCGCAAAACATTCGGGTACACTTATTACAACGCCACTAACGACATAGCAACGCTAATGGAAATCTTTAATCATAGTTCGCAAAAGACAACGCTTCGTTACATCGGAATGACTGACGAACGAATTAAACAAAGCATTAAAAACGTTTCATTCTTTTAA
- a CDS encoding DUF342 domain-containing protein produces the protein MILVRNDNFEISEENGKVYMVTFSAGFPLKEFDSILRSHPRLKLSNFSILKNVLATESINPVEIGRWLPNVEAEIARDKMSASIFIYETHDYIQKNKEKLSQQILETLEDEGIVNGILDFDISKIEPGKAFLIAQGTPPVAGTDAQITYLPKPERKPVIREDGKADYYDMNFISEISEGSWLGEKIPATLGKAGKNVLGDTIAAAPGRDFPIKYDKKSAYEVEENGKIVIRSKIAGVLDDVKGMIGVNRHLPIHGDVGVETGNLEFNGSLSIKGTVTSGYTVIATGDISIEGAEGVSGAKLIKSIEGDVYIRGGIFGLGSTLVEAGGNIFVKHVNEANLVAADSIHIGFYALGSQLTAHSIFVDERKGKIIGGRAVAKNTIVTAISGNRLERRTDLIIESVNKRESYSLMQEKATHLKQLQSDISIQEGKIKSLLPILNQMTKEQVATFEETKQVLTKLKAEAVTIDREVKLMMDEMRHAGKEEITVTKEAHPGTYIQIGKKSSLLSKMTNGKFLLEFGELNV, from the coding sequence TTGATTCTAGTTCGGAATGATAACTTCGAAATATCAGAAGAAAATGGCAAAGTATATATGGTAACTTTCAGCGCTGGTTTTCCATTAAAAGAATTTGATAGTATTTTACGCAGTCATCCCCGCCTAAAGTTGTCTAATTTTTCAATATTAAAAAATGTATTAGCGACTGAAAGTATAAATCCTGTTGAAATCGGACGTTGGCTTCCGAATGTGGAAGCGGAAATTGCACGAGATAAAATGTCTGCCTCTATATTTATCTATGAAACACATGATTATATTCAAAAAAATAAAGAAAAATTGTCGCAACAAATTTTAGAAACGCTTGAAGATGAAGGAATTGTAAATGGAATTTTGGATTTTGATATTTCGAAAATTGAACCAGGAAAAGCATTTTTAATTGCTCAAGGAACGCCACCTGTAGCAGGAACAGATGCACAAATTACATACTTACCTAAACCAGAGAGAAAGCCAGTGATTCGCGAAGATGGAAAAGCTGATTATTATGATATGAACTTTATCTCTGAAATTTCTGAAGGGTCATGGCTTGGCGAAAAAATACCTGCAACTTTAGGGAAAGCAGGGAAAAATGTGCTAGGTGATACGATTGCTGCTGCACCAGGTCGTGATTTTCCCATTAAATACGATAAAAAATCTGCCTATGAAGTGGAGGAGAATGGGAAAATTGTTATCCGCTCCAAAATTGCAGGCGTATTAGATGATGTCAAGGGCATGATTGGTGTAAATCGACATTTGCCTATTCATGGTGATGTTGGTGTTGAAACAGGAAACCTTGAATTTAATGGCTCATTAAGTATAAAAGGAACGGTCACTTCTGGCTATACGGTTATTGCTACTGGAGACATTTCAATTGAGGGTGCCGAAGGTGTAAGTGGCGCCAAGCTTATAAAATCTATTGAGGGTGATGTCTATATTCGCGGTGGCATTTTTGGGCTTGGTTCAACATTGGTGGAGGCAGGCGGCAATATTTTCGTCAAGCATGTTAATGAAGCAAATTTAGTCGCAGCTGATAGTATTCATATAGGCTTTTATGCATTAGGATCACAGCTCACTGCACATTCTATCTTTGTGGACGAACGAAAAGGTAAAATTATTGGGGGTCGCGCAGTAGCGAAAAATACAATTGTCACGGCTATATCTGGAAACCGTTTAGAGCGTCGAACGGATTTAATCATTGAAAGTGTCAATAAAAGAGAAAGCTATTCGCTTATGCAAGAGAAGGCAACGCACTTAAAGCAACTACAATCAGATATTTCAATACAAGAGGGAAAAATTAAAAGCTTATTACCAATCCTTAATCAAATGACGAAGGAGCAAGTGGCTACATTTGAGGAAACGAAGCAGGTCTTAACGAAATTGAAGGCCGAAGCAGTGACAATTGACCGTGAGGTGAAACTAATGATGGATGAAATGCGCCATGCAGGTAAAGAGGAAATTACTGTGACAAAAGAAGCGCATCCAGGCACATATATTCAGATTGGCAAAAAATCATCCCTATTAAGTAAAATGACCAATGGTAAATTTCTCCTTGAATTTGGTGAGTTAAATGTCTAG
- a CDS encoding dihydrolipoamide acetyltransferase family protein, translated as MAIQNITMPQLGESVTEGTIEKWLVKPGDTVKKYDPLAEVATDKVNAEIPSSFEGVITELLAEEGQTLPVGAIVCSIEIAGDSELPPPPPTKKSAVSTAILNAGVQRKQETQQATTATVAPPKPVRKDKVRYSPAVLRLAQEHDIALEQVSGTGEGGRITRKDLLALIEAGAVPTTQAETPSIADTPVQQSAPAVANVNPQNDMKPVTPTQPLQAGDIEIPVTKVRRAIANNMVRSVHEVPHAWMMMEVDVTDLVTYRDSIKTEFKQKEGFNITYFAFFVKAVAQALKEFPMMNSMWAEDKIIQKHDINISIAVATDDALFVPVIKHADEKSIKGIAREINELAVKVRAGKLSMDDIKGGTFTVNNTGAFGSVQSMGIINYPQAAILQVESIVKKPVVLPGGMFAARDIVNLCLSLDHRVLDGLVCGKFLNRVKEILENTNKSSTSVY; from the coding sequence ATGGCGATTCAAAATATCACAATGCCACAACTCGGTGAAAGTGTAACAGAAGGAACAATTGAAAAATGGCTTGTTAAGCCTGGTGATACAGTAAAAAAATATGATCCTCTAGCAGAAGTTGCAACAGATAAAGTAAATGCAGAAATCCCTTCATCTTTTGAAGGTGTTATTACAGAGTTGCTTGCAGAGGAAGGCCAAACGTTACCAGTAGGTGCAATCGTTTGCTCTATTGAAATTGCCGGTGACAGCGAGCTACCACCTCCACCTCCAACGAAGAAATCAGCAGTTAGTACAGCGATTTTAAATGCAGGTGTACAAAGAAAACAAGAAACACAACAAGCTACGACAGCTACGGTAGCACCACCAAAACCAGTAAGGAAGGATAAAGTTCGCTATTCACCAGCAGTTCTTCGACTTGCACAGGAGCATGATATTGCGCTTGAGCAAGTTTCAGGAACAGGTGAAGGAGGACGTATTACAAGAAAAGACCTTCTTGCCTTAATTGAAGCGGGAGCTGTGCCAACTACACAGGCTGAAACACCTTCTATCGCTGATACTCCTGTACAACAGTCAGCGCCTGCTGTAGCAAATGTAAATCCACAGAACGATATGAAGCCAGTCACACCTACACAGCCTTTGCAAGCAGGGGATATTGAAATACCTGTAACGAAAGTGCGTCGTGCTATCGCCAATAATATGGTAAGAAGTGTTCATGAAGTGCCGCATGCATGGATGATGATGGAAGTGGATGTAACGGATTTAGTCACTTATCGAGACAGTATAAAGACAGAGTTTAAACAAAAAGAAGGCTTTAATATTACGTATTTTGCCTTCTTTGTGAAGGCAGTTGCACAAGCATTAAAAGAGTTCCCAATGATGAATTCTATGTGGGCAGAGGATAAAATTATTCAGAAGCATGACATTAACATTTCCATTGCCGTCGCAACTGATGATGCCTTATTTGTTCCTGTTATAAAACACGCTGATGAAAAATCAATTAAAGGGATTGCGAGGGAAATTAATGAGCTCGCTGTCAAAGTACGTGCTGGAAAATTGTCAATGGATGATATCAAAGGTGGAACTTTTACGGTCAATAATACGGGTGCATTCGGCTCTGTGCAGTCGATGGGCATCATCAATTATCCACAAGCAGCAATTTTGCAGGTGGAAAGTATTGTAAAAAAACCAGTTGTTTTACCGGGTGGCATGTTTGCTGCACGTGATATTGTGAATTTATGTTTATCATTAGATCACCGCGTTTTAGACGGACTTGTTTGTGGTAAATTCCTAAATAGAGTAAAAGAAATACTCGAAAATACAAATAAATCTTCGACGTCAGTCTACTGA
- a CDS encoding glycerophosphodiester phosphodiesterase: MSSQSSIPVFAHRGASAYALENSFRAFEKALELGADGIELDIQLSKEGIPVVYHDPQLSRLVGINKLVNECTVEELLSFKLGKPWRRFFSSYKIPTLDAVLAWANSHQLPLNIELKSTILDNKNALIQMLHKLILPVGSHFSSFHYELLEIVKQYRSDVETALIATKKLKWDLLSDYKAIDSVHMHKRYYKPRFLEACVASDKACRFYAIDGNEAFLTNPHPSVIGWITDYPDKVIAKQHRQ; this comes from the coding sequence ATGTCTAGCCAATCGTCCATTCCTGTGTTTGCACATCGAGGAGCGTCAGCTTATGCACTTGAAAATAGCTTCAGGGCTTTTGAGAAGGCATTGGAGCTAGGTGCAGATGGCATTGAATTGGATATCCAATTGTCAAAGGAAGGAATTCCAGTTGTCTATCATGATCCACAACTATCAAGATTAGTTGGCATCAATAAGCTTGTGAATGAGTGTACAGTAGAGGAGCTTCTTAGCTTTAAGCTTGGAAAGCCCTGGAGACGTTTTTTTTCTTCGTACAAAATTCCAACATTAGATGCCGTTTTAGCATGGGCAAATTCCCATCAGCTACCCCTTAATATTGAATTAAAATCAACCATCCTTGATAATAAAAATGCACTTATTCAAATGCTTCATAAACTTATTTTGCCTGTTGGCAGTCATTTTTCATCGTTTCACTATGAGCTGTTAGAAATCGTGAAGCAATATAGATCTGATGTTGAAACAGCCCTTATTGCAACTAAAAAATTAAAATGGGATTTGCTCAGTGATTATAAAGCGATTGACAGCGTGCATATGCATAAAAGGTATTATAAACCAAGATTTTTAGAGGCATGTGTAGCAAGTGATAAAGCATGTCGTTTTTATGCGATTGATGGTAATGAGGCTTTTTTGACAAACCCACATCCATCAGTAATTGGTTGGATTACTGATTATCCTGATAAAGTAATTGCGAAGCAGCACCGTCAATAA
- the lpdA gene encoding dihydrolipoyl dehydrogenase: protein MAQNYDVVILGGGTGGYVAAIRAAQLGLKTAIVEREQLGGTCLHKGCIPSKALLRSAEVYRMANKTAAEFGVDIEGVTLQFDKVQARKQAIVEQLSQGVNTLMKKGKIDVYQGTGRILGPSIFSPMPGTISVEMSNGEENEMLVPTNVVIATGSKPRGMAGLTIDGKYVMNSDHALQMEELPKSLLIVGGGVIGIEWASMLCDFGVYVTVIEYGPSILPSEDADIVKEVTKQLEKRGVRIVTNARLDTETFKIENDNVFISAKVNDKDELFEADKLLLSVGREANTQGIGLENTEIEIENGFIKVNNSYQTKESHMYAIGDVIGGLQLAHVASHEGLCAIEHIASGKTEALDVLKVPKCVYSFPEVASIGLTESAAKEQGYTLKIGKFPFKAIGKALVNGETDGFVKIIADEETNDILGIHMVGPHVTDLIGEASLAKLLDATPWEVSQAIHPHPSLNEVLVESALAVDNRAIHF, encoded by the coding sequence ATGGCTCAAAATTATGATGTTGTCATTTTAGGTGGAGGTACAGGAGGCTATGTTGCAGCAATTCGTGCGGCACAGTTAGGTTTAAAAACAGCTATTGTTGAACGTGAGCAACTTGGTGGCACATGCTTACATAAAGGCTGTATACCAAGTAAGGCCTTACTTCGAAGTGCTGAAGTGTATCGTATGGCCAATAAAACGGCTGCAGAATTTGGTGTAGATATTGAAGGAGTTACATTGCAGTTTGACAAAGTACAGGCTAGGAAACAAGCCATTGTTGAGCAGTTGAGCCAAGGTGTGAATACACTAATGAAAAAAGGTAAAATAGATGTTTATCAGGGAACAGGCAGAATTTTAGGCCCTTCTATCTTTTCACCAATGCCAGGTACTATTTCAGTGGAAATGAGTAATGGCGAGGAAAATGAAATGCTTGTGCCAACAAATGTTGTGATTGCAACAGGTTCAAAGCCTAGAGGAATGGCTGGATTAACAATTGATGGGAAATATGTCATGAACTCAGATCATGCATTACAGATGGAGGAGCTACCGAAGTCATTGCTAATTGTTGGTGGCGGTGTTATTGGAATCGAATGGGCATCCATGCTTTGTGATTTTGGCGTATATGTAACGGTTATTGAATATGGGCCATCGATTTTACCATCAGAAGATGCAGACATTGTCAAAGAAGTCACGAAGCAGCTTGAAAAAAGAGGCGTTCGTATTGTGACAAACGCCCGCTTAGATACAGAAACGTTCAAAATTGAAAATGATAACGTTTTCATTTCTGCGAAAGTTAACGATAAGGATGAATTATTCGAGGCTGATAAATTATTGCTTAGCGTAGGGCGTGAAGCAAATACACAAGGTATAGGCTTAGAAAATACAGAAATCGAAATTGAGAATGGGTTTATTAAAGTTAATAATTCGTATCAGACAAAGGAATCACATATGTATGCCATTGGGGATGTGATTGGTGGGTTACAATTAGCACATGTAGCTTCACACGAAGGATTATGTGCCATTGAACATATTGCCTCAGGAAAAACAGAAGCACTAGATGTACTAAAGGTGCCAAAATGCGTTTACTCTTTTCCAGAGGTTGCAAGCATTGGCTTAACAGAAAGTGCTGCTAAGGAGCAGGGCTATACCTTAAAAATAGGAAAGTTTCCATTCAAGGCGATTGGTAAAGCACTTGTAAATGGGGAGACAGACGGCTTTGTAAAAATTATAGCAGATGAAGAAACAAATGATATTTTGGGTATTCATATGGTAGGTCCACATGTAACAGATTTAATTGGTGAAGCATCACTTGCTAAATTACTTGATGCAACGCCATGGGAAGTTAGTCAGGCTATTCATCCGCATCCGTCTCTTAATGAGGTGCTAGTAGAATCAGCATTAGCTGTGGATAATCGTGCTATTCATTTTTAA
- a CDS encoding thiamine pyrophosphate-dependent dehydrogenase E1 component subunit alpha: MQDVQIKHEDLGLSNEDVLAMFETMLMARRLDERMWLLNRSGKIPFVISCQGQEAAQVGAAFALDKEKDYIAPYYRDMGVVLHFGMTPRELMLSAFAKAEDPNSGGRQMPGHFGQKKNRILTGSSPVTTQVPHAVGVALAGRLQKEDFVSFVTLGEGSSNQGDFHEGANFAGVHKLPVIIMVENNHYAISVPVERQLGCAKVSDRGIGYGMPGVTVDGKCPLQVYKVVKEAADRARNGEGPSLIETVTYRLTAHSSDDDDRQYRTAEDIAEGKAKDPILLFEKYLMDMGVMSEKLRSEIEKRVMAEVNEATDYAEAAPYATPEHALKYVYAPVDGGDV, encoded by the coding sequence ATGCAAGATGTTCAAATCAAGCATGAAGATTTAGGTTTATCAAATGAAGATGTCCTTGCAATGTTCGAAACGATGTTAATGGCAAGAAGATTAGATGAGCGTATGTGGTTATTAAACCGTTCAGGTAAAATTCCCTTTGTTATTTCTTGTCAGGGACAAGAGGCAGCACAAGTTGGAGCAGCCTTTGCACTCGATAAAGAGAAGGATTATATTGCACCATATTATCGTGATATGGGCGTTGTTTTACATTTTGGTATGACACCAAGAGAATTGATGCTGTCTGCATTTGCCAAAGCGGAAGATCCAAACTCTGGTGGTCGTCAAATGCCAGGTCATTTTGGTCAAAAGAAAAATCGTATTTTAACGGGATCATCTCCTGTTACAACGCAAGTTCCACATGCAGTGGGCGTTGCACTTGCAGGACGGCTACAGAAAGAAGATTTTGTTTCTTTCGTTACGCTTGGTGAAGGTTCTTCTAACCAAGGGGATTTCCATGAAGGCGCGAATTTTGCAGGTGTTCATAAGCTTCCAGTCATTATAATGGTAGAAAATAATCACTATGCAATTTCTGTGCCTGTTGAACGTCAATTAGGCTGTGCGAAAGTATCGGATCGTGGCATTGGCTACGGTATGCCGGGTGTTACGGTTGATGGCAAATGTCCATTACAAGTCTATAAAGTGGTGAAAGAGGCTGCAGACCGTGCGCGTAATGGTGAAGGTCCAAGTTTAATAGAAACTGTGACATACCGTCTAACGGCTCACTCTTCCGATGATGATGATCGTCAATACCGTACTGCTGAAGATATAGCAGAAGGAAAGGCTAAGGATCCTATTTTACTATTTGAAAAGTATCTTATGGATATGGGTGTAATGTCAGAGAAACTACGTTCAGAAATCGAGAAACGTGTGATGGCTGAAGTAAATGAGGCTACGGATTATGCAGAGGCTGCACCGTATGCCACACCGGAACATGCTTTGAAATACGTGTATGCACCAGTGGACGGAGGTGACGTGTAA
- a CDS encoding alpha-ketoacid dehydrogenase subunit beta, translating to MAVMSYIDAITLAMKEEMERDERVFILGEDVGRKGGVFKATSGLYDQFGEYRVLDTPLAESAIAGVGIGAAMYGMRPIAEMQFADFIMPAVNQIVSEAAKIRYRSNNDWTCPMVIRAPFGGGIHGALYHSQSVEALFAGTPGLKIVIPSTPYDAKGLLKAAIRDEDPVLFFEHKRAYRLIKGEVPADDYTLPIGKADVKREGDDITVITYGLAVHFALQAAERLAADGISAHILDLRTVYPLDKEAIIEAASKTGKVLLVTEDNKEGSIMSEVAAIIAEHCLFDLDAPIQRLAGPDVPAMPYAPTMEKYFMINPDKVERSMRELAAF from the coding sequence ATGGCAGTGATGTCTTATATTGATGCGATTACATTAGCGATGAAGGAAGAAATGGAACGTGATGAGCGTGTTTTCATTTTAGGAGAGGATGTTGGTCGTAAGGGCGGAGTATTTAAAGCAACTTCTGGCTTGTACGATCAATTTGGTGAATATCGTGTACTTGATACGCCTCTTGCAGAAAGTGCTATAGCCGGTGTTGGTATAGGAGCTGCGATGTATGGTATGCGCCCAATTGCCGAAATGCAGTTTGCAGATTTTATTATGCCTGCTGTGAACCAAATCGTCTCTGAGGCAGCAAAAATTCGTTACCGTTCAAATAATGACTGGACTTGTCCAATGGTAATACGTGCCCCGTTTGGTGGGGGTATACATGGAGCACTCTATCATTCCCAATCTGTAGAGGCACTTTTTGCAGGAACGCCAGGATTGAAAATTGTTATTCCATCAACACCATATGATGCTAAAGGCTTATTAAAAGCAGCTATTCGTGATGAAGACCCTGTGTTATTTTTTGAGCATAAACGTGCATATCGCTTGATTAAAGGTGAAGTGCCTGCGGATGATTACACATTACCAATTGGTAAAGCGGATGTTAAACGTGAGGGAGATGACATTACGGTCATTACGTACGGTTTAGCTGTACATTTTGCATTACAAGCTGCGGAGCGACTAGCAGCAGATGGTATTTCTGCACATATTCTAGATCTTCGTACTGTATATCCACTTGATAAGGAGGCAATTATTGAGGCTGCAAGTAAAACAGGAAAAGTGTTGCTGGTAACAGAGGATAATAAAGAAGGTAGTATCATGAGCGAGGTGGCGGCCATCATCGCTGAGCATTGTTTATTTGATCTTGATGCACCCATTCAACGCCTTGCAGGACCAGATGTTCCGGCAATGCCTTATGCTCCAACAATGGAAAAGTATTTTATGATAAATCCTGATAAAGTAGAACGCTCGATGCGTGAACTAGCTGCCTTCTAA